A window from Moritella yayanosii encodes these proteins:
- a CDS encoding DUF4202 domain-containing protein: MSEQRIKQAIQLIDEINQGDPVSEIVDGIAQPKEWLYGLRMSECLAEFIPEASTALQIAARAQHIKRWSIPRSEHPLGREGYYKWRQSLGRLHAEEAMAIAAQVGCEQAEIQAIGRMLRKEKIKRDPQVQALEDVICLVFLKYYFTAFAEKHTPEKLIVIVQKTWAKMSEKGHEAALKLPFTPEQQALLAKALG, translated from the coding sequence ATGTCAGAGCAACGGATAAAGCAAGCAATACAATTAATTGATGAAATAAATCAGGGTGATCCAGTCAGTGAAATTGTAGATGGAATAGCACAGCCAAAAGAATGGTTATATGGTCTGCGTATGAGTGAATGCTTGGCTGAGTTTATACCTGAAGCATCCACAGCATTGCAGATAGCTGCACGAGCACAACATATTAAACGTTGGAGTATTCCACGCAGCGAGCATCCACTCGGACGTGAAGGTTATTACAAATGGCGTCAATCATTGGGTCGCCTGCATGCAGAGGAAGCCATGGCGATTGCTGCACAAGTAGGTTGTGAACAAGCCGAAATACAAGCAATTGGCCGTATGTTACGCAAAGAAAAAATCAAGCGTGATCCACAAGTACAAGCGCTAGAAGATGTTATCTGCTTGGTATTCTTAAAATATTATTTTACCGCGTTTGCAGAAAAACACACACCCGAAAAATTGATTGTGATTGTGCAAAAGACTTGGGCTAAAATGTCAGAAAAGGGCCATGAAGCGGCATTGAAATTACCGTTTACACCAGAGCAGCAAGCGTTACTGGCTAAAGCGCTCGGTTAA
- a CDS encoding YhgN family NAAT transporter, translated as MEIISAAVMLFLIMDPLGNLPIFLSILKHIDKKRRRAVMIRELLIALFVMLLFLFLGENILGFLSLKQEAVSIAGGIILFLIAIKMIFPTEGGLTGLAAGEEPFIVPMAIPLLAGPSILAALLLLAHQDPDKMFEWSAALLIAWGLSAFILMFYEGFNRILGDKGLAAVERLMGMLLVMISVQMLLDGIADYLATLS; from the coding sequence ATGGAAATAATCTCGGCAGCGGTGATGCTATTTTTGATCATGGATCCACTAGGTAACTTACCTATATTTTTGTCTATTTTAAAACACATTGATAAAAAGCGTCGACGTGCAGTCATGATCCGTGAGTTGCTAATTGCCCTGTTTGTAATGCTGTTATTCTTATTCTTAGGTGAAAATATCCTAGGTTTCTTAAGTTTAAAACAAGAAGCGGTGAGTATCGCCGGTGGTATTATTTTATTCTTGATTGCCATTAAGATGATCTTCCCGACCGAAGGTGGATTAACCGGCCTCGCAGCAGGTGAAGAACCCTTCATTGTGCCTATGGCGATCCCATTATTAGCGGGACCGTCAATCCTCGCTGCCTTGTTGTTATTAGCCCATCAAGACCCCGATAAAATGTTTGAATGGTCTGCAGCCTTGCTAATTGCCTGGGGTTTAAGTGCCTTTATTTTGATGTTTTATGAAGGGTTTAACCGTATTCTCGGTGACAAAGGCCTAGCCGCGGTCGAGCGTTTAATGGGTATGTTATTAGTGATGATATCAGTACAGATGTTACTGGATGGTATTGCTGATTATCTGGCGACGTTAAGCTGA
- a CDS encoding pyridoxal-phosphate-dependent aminotransferase family protein, producing the protein MSITSFYPPQRTLMGPGPSDVYPNVLQALSRPTIGHLDPTFIKMMDEVKELLQYAFQTKNPCTMAVSAPGSAGMETCFVNLIEPGDKVIVCINGVFGGRMAENVTRSGGVLVKVEDEWGQPVDPAKLEAALKSHPDAKIVAFVHAETSTGVLSDAKTLCALARQYGCLSIVDAVTSLGGVPLYVDDWGIDAIYSGTQKCLSCVPGISPVSFSPAAVAKINSRSVPVQSWFLDQTLVMSYWSGEGKRSYHHTAPVNTLYALHESLVQLQTEGLENAWARHAQQHLALRAGLEKMGIEFIVDEACRLPQLNTVVIPDGVDDAAVRNHLLQTYNLEIGAGLGAFSGKAWRIGLMGYAARAENVALCLRALEETLN; encoded by the coding sequence ATGAGCATTACCTCTTTTTACCCACCACAACGTACGTTGATGGGCCCAGGTCCTTCAGATGTTTATCCGAACGTATTACAAGCATTAAGCCGCCCGACCATTGGCCACCTTGATCCGACATTTATAAAAATGATGGATGAAGTAAAAGAACTGCTGCAATATGCATTTCAAACCAAGAACCCTTGTACTATGGCTGTTTCTGCTCCGGGTTCTGCTGGGATGGAAACTTGCTTTGTGAATTTAATTGAGCCAGGTGACAAAGTCATTGTCTGTATCAATGGTGTGTTTGGTGGCCGTATGGCTGAAAATGTCACCCGCTCTGGTGGTGTACTGGTGAAAGTTGAAGATGAATGGGGTCAACCTGTTGATCCGGCAAAATTGGAAGCTGCGTTAAAATCCCATCCGGATGCCAAAATTGTCGCCTTTGTACATGCGGAAACCTCAACCGGTGTACTTTCGGATGCCAAAACATTATGTGCGTTAGCAAGACAATACGGTTGTTTATCCATTGTTGATGCGGTGACATCACTTGGCGGTGTTCCTCTGTATGTCGATGATTGGGGTATTGATGCGATTTATTCTGGTACCCAGAAATGTTTGTCGTGTGTGCCGGGGATTTCACCAGTGAGCTTTAGTCCTGCTGCGGTGGCCAAAATTAACAGCCGGTCTGTTCCTGTGCAAAGCTGGTTCTTAGATCAAACACTGGTGATGAGTTATTGGTCAGGTGAAGGTAAACGCAGTTATCATCATACTGCGCCGGTAAATACCTTATATGCATTACACGAATCTCTGGTGCAATTACAAACTGAAGGCCTAGAGAATGCCTGGGCGCGTCATGCACAACAACATTTAGCACTACGTGCTGGTTTAGAAAAAATGGGCATTGAGTTTATTGTTGATGAGGCGTGTCGTTTACCACAGCTTAATACCGTCGTTATTCCTGACGGTGTTGATGACGCAGCTGTGCGTAACCACTTATTACAAACCTATAACCTTGAAATTGGAGCCGGTCTGGGGGCATTTTCAGGCAAAGCATGGCGTATTGGTTTGATGGGTTATGCGGCACGTGCTGAAAATGTGGCATTGTGTTTACGTGCACTAGAAGAAACGTTGAACTAA
- a CDS encoding PglL family O-oligosaccharyltransferase has protein sequence MNLTPLKKGFFITFAVYMLIGMHYFQHNGGGSGLHLPFNAIGWMFISTLIGIGLWQATVQGKLVYSPLSLMFIAATLVMLIPVLYADPIVAGLSYTRLFGLIGGLLFFIALQQLQLNQQQRLLLLYLILAAVFVEALFSLVQYYLLPVNNTVGYQKIANRPYGIFQQPNVSASFLTTGIALALYLLTQTKLDEQKKRLFCYVTTFMAVIPVVLLQSRTGYLSLLIAPLLLLPWAWQQLRDTEQSKSLFLWLVCCVIAVGIGAYSLETAEKVARSAAALTDPGARVPIYLHGLAMWLDKPILGWGYGSFEVAYLNSYSDALSQGLALPGSPENLDHPHNELLYWGIEGGLIALSGIALLVVGFLHIILKQPVWQALALLGLVFPLVLHSQTEYPFYHAIVHWLVFLTLVWYIGSRYGNTQSIAFNYTFLLRTLALLIPLVTGLFMLTTLHTNKLLTQYERSDRSDITPLTKIVNPVAWITRLEFNAMMYRLQIAMYNNDIEELNNYLNWASEISQRTPRANVYINWVRVLTKLGKNQAAKVLMQQTVHLYPRNRLVQRFAASQADTTQSQ, from the coding sequence ATGAACTTAACACCATTGAAAAAAGGATTTTTCATTACGTTCGCCGTCTATATGCTGATCGGGATGCACTATTTTCAGCATAATGGTGGCGGTTCAGGTCTGCACCTGCCTTTTAATGCCATAGGTTGGATGTTTATTTCAACCTTAATCGGCATTGGCCTGTGGCAAGCAACAGTGCAAGGGAAGTTGGTTTACTCCCCACTGAGCTTAATGTTTATCGCCGCCACGCTAGTGATGCTCATTCCGGTATTATATGCCGACCCAATAGTTGCAGGTCTCAGCTATACCCGATTATTCGGTTTAATCGGGGGGTTATTGTTTTTTATTGCCTTACAACAATTGCAGCTTAATCAACAACAACGGCTGCTGTTATTGTATCTAATATTAGCGGCGGTATTTGTCGAGGCGTTATTTAGTCTGGTGCAATATTACTTATTACCAGTCAATAATACCGTTGGTTATCAGAAGATTGCCAATCGCCCTTATGGTATTTTTCAACAACCCAATGTTTCCGCTTCATTTTTAACAACCGGGATTGCTCTCGCCTTATACCTGCTGACACAAACGAAATTGGATGAACAAAAAAAACGTCTATTTTGTTATGTCACCACCTTCATGGCCGTTATTCCTGTGGTGTTATTGCAGTCTCGCACTGGTTATTTGTCATTATTGATCGCACCATTGCTGCTATTACCTTGGGCGTGGCAACAATTACGTGATACAGAACAATCAAAAAGCTTATTTCTTTGGCTAGTTTGCTGTGTCATCGCGGTTGGCATTGGTGCTTATTCATTAGAAACTGCCGAAAAAGTCGCGCGTTCAGCTGCAGCTCTCACCGATCCAGGCGCACGTGTTCCTATCTATCTACATGGTTTGGCTATGTGGTTAGACAAACCAATACTAGGTTGGGGTTATGGTAGTTTTGAAGTGGCTTATCTTAACTCATACAGTGACGCGCTAAGCCAAGGATTGGCCTTACCAGGATCACCAGAGAATCTTGATCACCCCCATAATGAATTATTGTATTGGGGCATTGAAGGTGGCTTGATAGCGTTATCCGGCATCGCTTTATTGGTTGTCGGCTTCCTGCACATTATCCTCAAACAACCAGTATGGCAAGCATTGGCATTGTTAGGGCTGGTATTTCCGTTAGTGTTACATAGCCAAACCGAATACCCATTTTACCATGCAATCGTGCACTGGCTCGTATTCTTAACCTTGGTTTGGTATATCGGCAGTCGTTATGGCAATACGCAGAGCATCGCGTTCAATTACACCTTTTTATTACGTACTTTAGCTTTATTGATCCCCCTGGTTACTGGCTTATTCATGTTAACCACATTGCATACCAATAAACTGCTCACGCAATATGAGCGCAGTGATCGCAGTGATATAACCCCGCTAACAAAAATCGTTAATCCGGTGGCTTGGATCACCCGATTAGAGTTCAATGCCATGATGTATCGCTTGCAAATCGCCATGTACAACAATGACATCGAAGAGCTGAATAACTATTTAAATTGGGCCTCAGAGATAAGTCAGAGAACACCCAGAGCGAATGTTTATATTAATTGGGTGCGCGTATTAACCAAGCTTGGGAAAAACCAAGCGGCGAAGGTATTAATGCAACAGACAGTACATCTCTACCCACGCAATCGATTGGTGCAACGATTTGCCGCTAGTCAGGCGGATACCACTCAATCTCAGTAG
- the uvrA gene encoding excinuclease ABC subunit UvrA, with protein sequence MDQIIVRGARTHNLKDINVELPRNKLIVITGLSGSGKSSLAFDTLYAEGQRRYVESLSAYARQFLSLMEKPDVDHIEGLSPAISIEQKSTSHNPRSTVGTITEIYDYLRLLFARVGEPRCPTHNAPLAAQTITQMVDHVLELETGRKLILLAPIVKERKGEHVKTLASLAGQGYIRARIDGEICDLSDPPTLDLHKKHTIEVVIDRFKVRDDLQLRLAESFETALNMSGGTAYITDMDDSEAEPIVFSANFACPHCGYSMTELEPRVFSFNNPAGACHTCDGLGVQQYFDLERVIINADLSLSGGAIRGWDKRNFYYFQMLSSLAKHYKFDVTKPFNSLTPEVQDYILQGSGEQEIEFNYVNDRGDIVIRRHAFEGIIPNMQRRYKETESNAVREELGKYLTTKSCETCSGSRLRQEARHVYIQETTLPEVSRMAIGEAYEFFSKMTLSGQKGLIAEKILKEIGDRLGFLVNVGLNYLSLERSAETLSGGEAQRIRLASQIGAGLVGVMYVLDEPSIGLHQRDNARLLQTLIHLRDLGNTVIVVEHDEDAIRAADYILDIGPGAGVHGGEIVARGSIDDILKSKHSLTADYLSGRKCIAVPAQRTPLTGKWVHLKGASGNNLKNVDLSVPIGVMTCVTGVSGSGKSTLINDTFFKIAHIELNGATVTTPLPYTSIEGLDQLDKVVDIDQSPIGRTPRSNPATYTGIFTAIREIFAGTHEARSRGYKPGRFSFNVKGGRCEACQGDGLIKVEMHFLPDVYVPCDNCKSQRYNRETLEVRYKGKNIHEVLDMTVEEANAFFAPIPPIARKLQTLVDVGLSYIRLGQSATTLSGGEAQRVKLAKELSKRDTGQTLYILDEPTTGLHFHDIKLLMKVLHRLRDHGNTIVIIEHNLDVVKTADWVIDLGPEGGSGGGEILVVGTPETVSEHPDSHTARFLKPMLARAKQLSTINQLNIINQES encoded by the coding sequence ATGGATCAAATCATTGTTCGGGGCGCACGCACCCATAACCTTAAAGATATCAATGTTGAACTACCTCGAAATAAGCTGATTGTGATCACTGGGTTATCGGGTTCTGGAAAATCGTCATTAGCATTTGATACGCTTTATGCAGAAGGTCAACGCCGTTATGTAGAATCGCTTTCTGCCTACGCCAGACAGTTCTTATCCTTGATGGAGAAGCCTGATGTCGACCATATTGAAGGTCTGTCACCGGCGATCTCCATCGAGCAAAAATCCACATCCCATAACCCACGATCAACGGTCGGCACTATTACCGAGATCTATGATTACTTGCGCTTATTATTTGCCCGTGTTGGTGAACCACGCTGTCCAACCCATAATGCCCCTTTAGCGGCACAAACCATTACCCAAATGGTGGACCATGTGTTGGAATTAGAGACAGGCCGTAAACTGATATTACTCGCGCCGATCGTGAAAGAGCGTAAGGGTGAGCATGTTAAAACCCTGGCCAGTTTAGCCGGCCAAGGTTATATCCGCGCGCGTATTGACGGTGAAATCTGTGATCTGTCCGATCCACCAACCTTAGACCTACATAAAAAACACACCATTGAGGTTGTCATCGATCGCTTTAAAGTGCGTGATGATCTGCAACTGCGTCTGGCGGAATCGTTTGAAACCGCACTCAATATGTCTGGCGGCACCGCTTATATTACCGATATGGATGATAGCGAGGCAGAGCCGATCGTGTTTTCGGCTAACTTTGCTTGCCCCCATTGTGGTTACAGCATGACCGAGCTTGAACCAAGGGTCTTCTCATTCAACAATCCAGCTGGCGCCTGCCATACCTGTGACGGTCTTGGTGTCCAACAATACTTTGACCTCGAACGTGTCATCATTAATGCGGATCTTAGTCTCTCAGGGGGGGCCATCCGCGGTTGGGATAAACGTAATTTTTATTACTTCCAAATGCTCAGCTCACTGGCTAAGCACTATAAGTTTGATGTCACCAAACCGTTTAATTCCTTAACCCCTGAAGTACAAGATTACATCCTACAAGGCAGTGGCGAACAAGAGATTGAATTTAACTATGTCAATGATCGCGGTGATATTGTCATTCGCCGCCACGCTTTTGAAGGTATTATTCCCAACATGCAGCGCCGCTACAAAGAAACAGAATCCAATGCGGTCCGCGAAGAGCTCGGTAAATACTTAACCACCAAATCTTGCGAAACCTGCTCAGGCTCTCGACTGCGCCAAGAAGCTCGCCATGTTTATATTCAAGAAACAACATTGCCAGAAGTATCACGTATGGCGATTGGTGAAGCATACGAATTCTTTTCCAAAATGACGCTATCGGGTCAAAAAGGCCTGATAGCCGAAAAGATCCTGAAAGAAATTGGTGATCGTCTGGGTTTCTTAGTCAATGTTGGCCTGAATTATTTAAGCTTAGAACGCAGCGCCGAAACATTATCTGGTGGTGAAGCGCAGCGCATTCGTCTTGCCAGCCAAATTGGTGCAGGCTTAGTTGGCGTGATGTATGTACTCGATGAGCCCTCGATCGGGTTACATCAACGGGATAACGCACGCTTATTGCAAACCCTGATCCATCTACGTGATCTTGGTAATACCGTGATAGTGGTTGAACACGATGAAGATGCGATCCGCGCTGCCGACTATATCTTGGATATTGGTCCAGGCGCTGGTGTACACGGTGGTGAGATCGTTGCCAGAGGCAGTATTGATGATATCTTAAAAAGTAAACATTCACTGACCGCAGATTACCTCAGTGGCCGTAAGTGCATTGCGGTGCCAGCGCAACGCACCCCATTAACCGGCAAATGGGTACATCTCAAAGGTGCCAGCGGTAACAACCTTAAAAATGTTGATTTGTCCGTGCCGATTGGCGTGATGACGTGTGTCACCGGTGTATCAGGTTCAGGTAAATCGACTCTCATTAATGATACCTTCTTTAAGATCGCCCATATCGAATTAAATGGCGCAACAGTGACAACCCCGTTACCTTATACCTCGATTGAAGGCTTAGATCAGCTTGATAAAGTCGTCGATATTGATCAAAGTCCAATCGGACGTACTCCACGCTCTAACCCAGCAACCTATACCGGTATTTTCACGGCTATCCGCGAGATATTTGCAGGCACCCACGAAGCGCGTTCACGTGGTTATAAACCAGGACGCTTTAGCTTCAACGTTAAGGGCGGCCGCTGTGAAGCTTGCCAAGGTGATGGCCTAATCAAAGTTGAGATGCACTTCTTACCGGATGTGTACGTTCCTTGTGACAACTGTAAGAGCCAACGTTATAACCGTGAAACATTGGAAGTCCGCTACAAAGGCAAAAATATTCACGAAGTATTGGATATGACCGTCGAAGAAGCCAATGCCTTCTTTGCACCGATCCCCCCTATCGCCCGTAAGTTACAAACCTTAGTGGATGTAGGGCTGTCTTACATACGCCTTGGCCAATCCGCGACGACGTTATCCGGTGGTGAAGCACAACGGGTGAAACTGGCGAAAGAGTTATCTAAACGCGATACCGGCCAAACCTTGTATATCTTAGACGAGCCCACCACAGGGCTGCACTTTCATGATATTAAGTTACTCATGAAAGTATTACATCGCTTACGTGATCACGGCAATACCATCGTCATTATTGAACATAATCTTGATGTAGTGAAAACGGCAGATTGGGTTATTGATCTCGGCCCTGAAGGTGGCAGCGGCGGCGGTGAAATTCTGGTTGTAGGGACACCGGAAACGGTATCGGAGCACCCTGATAGCCATACCGCACGTTTCTTAAAACCTATGCTAGCACGCGCGAAACAGCTTAGTACCATCAACCAACTGAATATTATTAACCAAGAGTCATAG
- a CDS encoding LuxR C-terminal-related transcriptional regulator → MSDYPNVVLLSQPSLQVATLVSCLRAKLDIPVQQLRDVAEVERISIDDNLLLLVDTDNLSATSQEQLKNKLKQYHGMFRLALINLSDDTTMENISTWPSIFGVFNKRDELDVVCKGIQKITEGEFWMPRRTLSSLISIYRSTKAVDLDRKPELTTREQEILRQLMTGSSNLEIADALYVSEHTIKSHLYNVFKKIKVKNRLQAVSWAKENLI, encoded by the coding sequence ATGTCGGATTACCCAAATGTAGTACTGCTGTCTCAGCCTAGTCTGCAAGTTGCCACGTTAGTCTCTTGCTTAAGAGCTAAACTCGATATACCCGTGCAACAGCTGCGTGACGTAGCCGAGGTTGAACGGATCTCAATTGATGACAACTTATTATTACTCGTTGATACCGATAATCTCAGTGCCACTTCGCAAGAACAACTGAAAAACAAATTGAAGCAATATCACGGTATGTTTCGGTTAGCATTGATTAATTTAAGTGATGATACCACGATGGAAAACATTTCCACTTGGCCATCGATATTCGGCGTGTTTAATAAGCGTGATGAACTCGATGTGGTGTGCAAAGGCATACAAAAGATCACTGAAGGTGAATTCTGGATGCCAAGACGCACTCTAAGCTCCTTGATCTCTATTTATCGTTCAACTAAAGCCGTTGATTTAGACCGAAAACCTGAGCTAACGACACGTGAACAAGAGATCTTACGCCAGCTAATGACGGGATCATCAAATTTAGAAATTGCCGACGCATTATATGTCAGTGAGCATACGATCAAGTCACATTTATATAATGTATTTAAAAAGATCAAAGTCAAAAATCGCCTGCAAGCGGTATCTTGGGCAAAAGAAAATCTGATCTAA
- a CDS encoding MFS transporter: MDNVALSKLEQKAAVSLALVFGLRMLGLFMIMPVFAIYGRDLIGYSPLWVGIVIGAYGLTQAILQIPMGQLSDRIGRKPVIIAGLGLFCLGSIVAGMADSVYGVAFGRIIQGTGAVASAILALAADITREQQRPKVMAVIGMCIGLSFAFALVAGPVLAQWIGLKGIFFVTAALAIVGMLVVHYIVPNPTTKAPAGDASTNSNKLRSMLRDPQLLRLDVGIFLLHLTLTAVFVSLPFELEAAGLVGEHHWWVYFPALLLSFVLMVPMLIIAAKKKMNKQFFLFAIALMGLALCVMGFASGSVWLFALAIVLYFTAFNFLEASLPAMISMSAPAGAKGSAMGIYSTSQFAGAFCGGIIAGSLYSQLGSQGLFFIIAAVMIVWFGISLGLENVGQVKAHTIAVTIANQREAELIAEKLISLSGINEAVVVLEEQVAYLKATKDFEIDQALNLVREQHRS; encoded by the coding sequence ATGGATAATGTGGCTTTATCTAAATTAGAGCAAAAAGCAGCAGTGTCGTTAGCATTGGTCTTTGGCTTAAGAATGCTTGGTTTATTTATGATCATGCCGGTTTTTGCTATTTATGGACGCGATTTAATTGGTTATTCACCACTTTGGGTCGGTATCGTCATTGGTGCTTATGGGTTAACCCAAGCGATATTGCAAATACCAATGGGACAATTATCTGACCGTATCGGTCGTAAGCCGGTTATTATTGCTGGTTTAGGTTTGTTTTGTTTAGGCAGTATTGTTGCAGGTATGGCTGATTCCGTTTACGGTGTGGCGTTTGGACGCATAATCCAAGGTACGGGGGCTGTTGCCAGTGCCATTCTTGCGTTAGCGGCTGATATAACCCGTGAGCAACAACGACCGAAAGTGATGGCTGTCATCGGTATGTGTATCGGACTGTCCTTTGCTTTTGCGCTGGTGGCTGGACCGGTTTTAGCACAGTGGATCGGCCTTAAAGGTATTTTCTTTGTCACCGCAGCATTGGCTATTGTGGGTATGTTGGTGGTGCATTATATTGTACCAAACCCGACAACCAAAGCACCTGCTGGTGATGCGAGTACCAATAGCAACAAGTTAAGATCCATGTTGCGTGATCCGCAATTATTGCGTCTCGATGTTGGTATTTTTTTATTACACTTAACTCTGACGGCGGTATTTGTATCACTGCCATTTGAATTAGAAGCGGCAGGACTGGTTGGTGAGCACCATTGGTGGGTATATTTCCCGGCATTACTGCTATCATTCGTACTGATGGTACCTATGTTGATTATTGCGGCGAAAAAGAAAATGAATAAACAATTTTTCTTATTCGCGATTGCATTAATGGGCCTTGCGCTGTGTGTAATGGGTTTTGCAAGTGGTAGTGTATGGTTGTTTGCACTTGCTATCGTTTTGTATTTTACCGCCTTTAACTTTTTAGAAGCCTCGTTACCAGCGATGATCTCGATGTCGGCACCTGCGGGTGCAAAGGGCTCGGCAATGGGCATCTATTCAACATCACAATTTGCGGGTGCATTTTGTGGTGGTATTATCGCCGGTAGCTTATATTCTCAACTGGGTTCACAAGGTTTATTCTTTATCATTGCTGCTGTAATGATAGTGTGGTTTGGTATTTCTTTGGGTTTAGAAAATGTCGGTCAAGTGAAGGCGCATACCATCGCAGTGACGATCGCAAATCAAAGAGAAGCTGAATTAATCGCCGAAAAGCTAATATCGCTTTCCGGTATTAATGAAGCTGTAGTAGTATTAGAAGAGCAGGTTGCTTATTTAAAAGCGACTAAAGATTTTGAAATAGACCAGGCTTTGAACCTGGTTCGTGAACAGCACAGGAGCTAG
- the ssb gene encoding single-stranded DNA-binding protein — protein sequence MASRGVNKVIILGNLGNDPEIRSFPNGGAVANLTIATSESWRDKQTGEQREKTEWHRVAVFGKLAEIAGEYLRKGSQVYIEGALQTRKWQDQNGQDRYTTEVVVQGFNGVMQMIGARQGGQQQQQGGGTYNSNSNQQSQQQNQNADWGQPQQSAAEPQQQGGGYNNSNQQPQQASQQAPQQQTPDPTSTPQQQAPQQGFNEPSADFDDDIPF from the coding sequence ATGGCCAGTCGTGGCGTAAATAAAGTAATTATTCTTGGTAATTTAGGTAATGATCCTGAAATCCGCTCATTTCCAAATGGTGGCGCGGTTGCCAATCTAACAATTGCGACAAGTGAATCATGGCGAGATAAGCAAACTGGCGAACAACGTGAGAAAACAGAGTGGCACCGTGTTGCAGTATTCGGTAAATTAGCTGAAATTGCAGGTGAATACTTACGTAAAGGTTCACAGGTGTATATTGAAGGTGCATTACAAACACGTAAATGGCAAGATCAAAATGGCCAAGACCGTTACACTACAGAAGTAGTAGTACAAGGTTTTAACGGTGTAATGCAAATGATTGGTGCTCGTCAAGGCGGTCAACAACAGCAGCAAGGTGGCGGTACTTACAATAGTAATAGTAACCAACAGTCACAACAGCAGAATCAAAATGCGGATTGGGGTCAACCACAACAATCTGCTGCTGAACCGCAACAACAGGGTGGCGGTTATAATAATAGTAACCAACAACCACAGCAAGCATCACAACAGGCGCCACAGCAGCAAACTCCAGATCCGACTTCGACACCTCAACAGCAAGCTCCGCAGCAAGGTTTTAACGAACCTTCAGCTGATTTTGATGATGATATCCCGTTCTAG